One Gelria sp. Kuro-4 DNA segment encodes these proteins:
- the yajC gene encoding preprotein translocase subunit YajC translates to MQQQLAGLLPMILVFVVFYFLVIRPQQKQRKERAEMLAGLKKGDKVVTIGGIHGTLAEVRDKTIRLKVADNLELKMNREAIGYVLKEAKVKEPKAKEKPEAEAHAEPTVTEVGADKGRAGTEE, encoded by the coding sequence GTGCAACAGCAACTGGCCGGACTCCTGCCCATGATCCTGGTGTTTGTCGTCTTTTACTTCCTCGTGATTCGCCCCCAGCAGAAGCAGCGCAAAGAACGCGCAGAGATGCTCGCCGGTCTCAAGAAGGGGGACAAGGTGGTTACCATCGGCGGCATCCACGGCACCCTCGCCGAGGTAAGGGACAAGACGATCCGGCTCAAGGTCGCCGACAACCTGGAACTGAAGATGAATCGGGAAGCCATCGGCTATGTGCTGAAGGAAGCCAAGGTCAAGGAACCGAAGGCCAAGGAAAAACCGGAAGCGGAAGCGCACGCAGAACCGACGGTAACCGAGGTGGGAGCTGACAAAGGCAGGGCGGGCACCGAAGAATAG
- the tgt gene encoding tRNA guanosine(34) transglycosylase Tgt: MQLGFKVTAKSSTSRARCGTFSTAHGAVETPVFMPVGTQATVKTLTPEELTELGAQIILSNTYHLYLRPGADLIAAAGGLHRFMHWERPILTDSGGFQIFSLGALRRLTAEGVLFRSHIDGSEHYFTPEKAVKVQELLGSDIAMVLDECIPFPASYEQAAAAVARTTRWAEAARAAHRRPDQALFGIIQGGTFPELRLKSLEELLPLDFPGYAIGGLSVGEPKAMMYDILDLVLPRLPENKPRYLMGVGSPDCLWEGVERGVDMFDCVLPTRIARNGTVFTRQGKLVVRNAAHARDLRPLDPECSCYVCRNYSRAYIRHLIKADEILGIRLTTYHNLYFMVHLMAEIRAAISEDRFAAAKQAFFAHYGIEDREEPRV; encoded by the coding sequence ATGCAGCTTGGATTCAAGGTCACTGCGAAAAGCAGCACCAGCCGCGCCCGGTGCGGGACCTTTTCCACAGCCCATGGTGCGGTAGAAACTCCTGTTTTCATGCCTGTGGGTACCCAGGCGACGGTAAAGACGCTTACACCCGAGGAGCTCACCGAGCTGGGGGCTCAGATCATTCTCAGCAATACCTATCATCTCTACCTGCGGCCGGGAGCCGATCTTATTGCAGCGGCCGGAGGCCTGCATCGTTTCATGCACTGGGAAAGGCCGATCCTTACGGACAGCGGCGGTTTCCAGATCTTCAGCCTGGGGGCGCTCCGGCGCTTGACCGCCGAGGGAGTGCTCTTCCGCTCGCACATCGACGGTTCTGAACACTACTTTACCCCGGAAAAAGCGGTTAAGGTGCAGGAACTCCTGGGTTCCGACATCGCCATGGTTCTAGATGAGTGCATCCCCTTCCCGGCCAGTTACGAGCAGGCAGCGGCGGCTGTGGCAAGGACGACCCGCTGGGCTGAGGCCGCCCGCGCGGCCCACCGACGGCCCGACCAGGCTCTCTTCGGCATCATCCAGGGCGGGACTTTTCCGGAGCTGCGCCTTAAAAGCCTGGAGGAGCTCTTGCCGCTGGATTTTCCCGGCTATGCCATCGGGGGGCTCAGTGTGGGCGAACCCAAAGCGATGATGTATGACATCCTGGACCTGGTGCTGCCCCGGCTGCCGGAGAACAAGCCGCGTTACTTGATGGGGGTGGGGAGCCCGGACTGCTTGTGGGAGGGGGTGGAGCGCGGGGTGGATATGTTTGACTGCGTTTTACCCACCCGCATTGCCCGTAACGGTACCGTGTTCACCCGGCAGGGCAAACTGGTGGTCCGCAACGCTGCACATGCCCGCGACTTGAGGCCGCTTGACCCGGAGTGCAGCTGCTACGTCTGCCGGAACTACAGCCGGGCCTACATCCGGCATCTCATAAAGGCGGACGAAATCCTGGGCATCCGGCTGACGACGTATCACAACCTCTACTTTATGGTTCACCTCATGGCGGAGATCCGCGCCGCCATCAGTGAGGACCGGTTTGCGGCGGCCAAGCAGGCGTTTTTTGCTCACTACGGAATCGAAGACAGGGAAGAACCGCGCGTATAA
- the queA gene encoding tRNA preQ1(34) S-adenosylmethionine ribosyltransferase-isomerase QueA, with amino-acid sequence MHLEDFDYDLPPELIAQTPLTRRDESRLLVLNRQTGATEHRVFHDLPSYLKAGDVLVLNDTRVLPARLLGRRAHSGGKVEVLLLKEVAPAQWEVLVKPGRRCPEGQELVFGEGRLTARVLGRTPEGGRIMAFSKAGGEFLTLLDEIGRMPLPPYIHAELKDQERYQTVYARHLGSAAAPTAGLHFTPELLTTIASQGVEILYLTLHVGLGTFRPVREERIEEHHMHEEYYLIRSEVAERINAARAEGRRVVAVGTTVVRTLEAAGRSGRVKAGAEWTDLFIYPGFKFKIIDALITNFHLPKSTLLMLVAAFAGRETILRAYAEAVRQRYRFFSFGDAMLIM; translated from the coding sequence TTGCACTTAGAGGACTTTGATTACGACCTTCCCCCGGAGCTTATCGCCCAGACACCGCTGACCCGGCGCGATGAAAGCCGCCTCCTCGTCCTTAACCGGCAGACAGGAGCCACGGAGCACAGGGTGTTTCATGACCTACCTTCTTACCTTAAGGCGGGCGATGTGCTGGTGCTGAACGACACCCGCGTTTTACCGGCGCGCCTTCTCGGCCGGCGGGCGCACAGCGGTGGTAAAGTGGAGGTGCTGCTTCTTAAAGAAGTGGCACCCGCTCAGTGGGAGGTGCTGGTGAAGCCGGGACGCCGGTGCCCGGAAGGGCAAGAACTTGTTTTTGGCGAAGGGAGGCTCACCGCGCGCGTGCTCGGCCGTACCCCGGAGGGCGGGCGGATTATGGCTTTTTCCAAGGCGGGAGGGGAGTTTCTTACGCTCCTCGACGAAATCGGCCGCATGCCGCTCCCGCCTTATATCCATGCGGAACTGAAAGACCAGGAGCGTTACCAGACGGTGTACGCACGGCATCTGGGGTCGGCGGCGGCGCCGACGGCCGGCCTGCACTTCACACCGGAACTTCTTACGACCATCGCCTCCCAGGGGGTGGAAATCCTGTACCTCACCCTGCATGTGGGTCTCGGGACCTTCCGGCCGGTGCGGGAAGAGCGGATCGAGGAGCATCACATGCACGAAGAGTATTACCTGATTCGTTCGGAGGTGGCAGAGCGCATAAATGCCGCCAGGGCAGAGGGGCGGCGCGTGGTGGCGGTAGGCACCACCGTGGTCCGAACCCTGGAAGCGGCCGGCCGAAGCGGTAGGGTCAAGGCCGGAGCCGAGTGGACAGACCTTTTCATTTACCCAGGGTTTAAGTTTAAGATCATCGATGCCCTGATCACCAACTTCCACCTGCCGAAATCCACTTTGCTCATGCTGGTAGCGGCCTTCGCCGGCCGGGAAACAATACTGCGCGCTTACGCGGAGGCAGTACGGCAGCGCTATCGCTTTTTCAGCTTCGGCGATGCCATGCTGATCATGTGA
- a CDS encoding SpoIID/LytB domain-containing protein: MVGKRYYGAVGLGLFLAFFLVAAPAQAAPVQLRVRLLTAPVSVVIGAARGFVLTDAAGRPLGAPAGAAPVTLTVDGQKVVLPDGRRAEQVHIVAAPLAADNLLRVDGRPYRGSLEVRATGAGLVVINVVTVEDYLRGTVPLEMPPTWPEEALKAQAVAARTFAYRNQGRHAGEGFDLCAGTHCQAYGGAGVETAATDRAVKETADLVLRYNGELIDAYYHASSGGHTEAAGAVWGTDRPYLKGVEDGWDQSPYAQWEASFSPEEVSALLAQAGFALGDVETIEPSAYTPSGRVASFSVQGSSGREVIPAEKLRQALGPTVLKSTWLTVVSSPPVPQGRALVTVQGAEGTGRAAARPGTWAVTASGVKMIPTQTVTRVGGRGAGAGRIVFRGRGYGHGVGMSQWGAKGMAEHQGTSVPDFYRAILTHYYQGVTIEPY; the protein is encoded by the coding sequence ATGGTGGGAAAAAGGTACTATGGAGCAGTAGGGCTGGGCTTGTTCCTGGCCTTCTTTCTTGTGGCCGCCCCCGCCCAGGCGGCGCCGGTTCAGCTAAGGGTGAGGCTTTTGACGGCTCCCGTTTCGGTGGTCATAGGCGCAGCACGCGGTTTTGTTCTTACCGACGCCGCCGGCCGGCCGCTCGGCGCCCCTGCCGGTGCGGCGCCGGTAACGCTCACGGTGGACGGGCAAAAGGTGGTTCTTCCCGATGGGCGACGTGCGGAGCAGGTACATATCGTCGCCGCTCCCCTCGCCGCGGATAACCTTCTTCGGGTGGATGGACGGCCCTACCGGGGTAGTCTTGAGGTGCGGGCGACCGGCGCGGGACTGGTGGTAATAAACGTTGTGACGGTGGAAGACTATTTACGGGGGACGGTACCGCTCGAGATGCCGCCTACCTGGCCGGAGGAAGCGCTTAAGGCCCAGGCGGTGGCGGCGCGCACCTTTGCCTATCGAAATCAGGGACGGCATGCGGGCGAAGGATTCGACCTCTGTGCCGGAACGCACTGCCAGGCTTACGGCGGCGCCGGAGTGGAAACAGCAGCCACCGACCGCGCGGTTAAGGAGACGGCCGATCTCGTGCTGCGCTACAACGGCGAGCTTATCGACGCTTACTACCATGCCAGCTCGGGCGGGCACACCGAGGCGGCGGGAGCCGTGTGGGGAACCGACCGGCCCTATCTCAAAGGGGTGGAGGATGGGTGGGACCAGAGCCCGTACGCACAGTGGGAAGCCAGCTTCTCGCCGGAAGAGGTCAGCGCCCTCCTGGCCCAAGCCGGCTTTGCCTTAGGAGACGTAGAAACCATAGAACCCTCGGCCTATACGCCTTCCGGGCGGGTTGCTTCCTTTTCGGTACAGGGAAGCAGCGGCCGGGAGGTTATACCCGCCGAGAAGTTGCGCCAGGCGCTGGGACCAACGGTGCTGAAAAGCACGTGGCTCACGGTCGTGTCTTCCCCACCGGTACCTCAAGGCAGAGCATTGGTTACCGTGCAGGGCGCGGAGGGCACCGGGCGGGCGGCGGCTCGTCCCGGTACCTGGGCTGTGACTGCTTCCGGAGTTAAAATGATCCCGACCCAGACCGTCACCCGGGTGGGCGGCCGGGGGGCCGGCGCCGGCCGCATTGTTTTCCGCGGGCGCGGTTATGGACACGGGGTGGGGATGTCACAGTGGGGCGCTAAAGGGATGGCTGAACACCAAGGCACGTCTGTTCCTGATTTTTACCGCGCTATTTTGACTCACTACTACCAGGGCGTTACAATAGAGCCGTACTGA
- a CDS encoding anti-sigma factor domain-containing protein, whose protein sequence is MQVKGIVVEVHETSVVVVTPEGEFLELPRRGCVRLGQAVLLGRERNLFPELSRTLAAIAAALIIAIGLARVEVPVETLRPPATAAPAAGQTALLAEHVERPAYYVTLDPQPGIELAVGAGDRITAVTRLDGSETEPAAKADGLVGLRVGEGLAKLVREAQDKGELRPPSGQVLFLTVAADGDSEERQELALRLADYVKETLPDSGSEAVQVVALSGGLNVRAAARAANLSLGSYLAFLKAKAEGLALTAADVRTKGVQLAIKEAGGHWRELLAGDRKVAAGDLVQPAEAKPLPEEGAPGTNSPR, encoded by the coding sequence TTGCAGGTCAAGGGCATTGTCGTAGAAGTGCATGAAACAAGCGTTGTGGTGGTGACACCCGAAGGGGAGTTCCTTGAGTTACCCCGGCGAGGTTGTGTGCGGTTGGGACAGGCTGTGCTCCTCGGCAGGGAGAGGAACCTTTTCCCGGAGCTAAGCAGGACCCTGGCGGCTATTGCCGCCGCTCTCATCATAGCTATTGGTCTGGCCCGGGTTGAGGTGCCGGTGGAGACATTACGCCCGCCGGCCACGGCGGCGCCGGCGGCAGGGCAGACGGCGCTGCTGGCCGAGCATGTAGAGCGCCCGGCTTACTACGTTACCCTGGACCCTCAGCCAGGCATTGAACTGGCGGTGGGGGCGGGGGACCGGATTACCGCCGTTACCCGCCTCGACGGGTCAGAAACGGAGCCGGCTGCAAAAGCCGACGGCCTTGTGGGGCTGCGGGTAGGTGAAGGTTTAGCCAAGCTGGTACGTGAAGCGCAGGACAAAGGAGAGCTCCGTCCGCCGTCAGGCCAGGTTCTTTTCCTCACCGTGGCGGCCGACGGCGACAGTGAAGAGCGGCAGGAGCTGGCGCTGCGCCTGGCCGACTATGTTAAAGAGACCTTACCGGACTCCGGTTCCGAGGCGGTTCAGGTGGTGGCGCTGAGCGGCGGACTTAATGTGCGCGCCGCCGCCCGGGCCGCAAACCTGAGCCTAGGATCGTACCTGGCCTTTCTCAAAGCCAAAGCGGAAGGCCTCGCCCTTACGGCTGCCGATGTACGAACGAAGGGAGTCCAGTTGGCCATAAAAGAGGCGGGCGGGCACTGGCGCGAACTCCTGGCCGGCGACCGCAAGGTGGCCGCCGGAGACTTGGTGCAGCCGGCCGAGGCCAAGCCCTTGCCGGAGGAAGGAGCACCGGGCACGAATAGCCCCAGGTAG
- the sigI gene encoding RNA polymerase sigma-I factor has protein sequence MAKRGAPEARERLIQDYTPFILAIAAKVSGRYIRLGEDDEGSIGLLAFNEAIDAYNDRKGNSFLKFSELVIRRRLLDFYRHEQRRQQEIPLTVLEGTETETQGQLLDRLQENQAAASEEELERREEIIALKAHLAEYGVSFREVALACPRHRDARLRAIKVAKQIAATPAWLLALDERKTLPLSEIARKVGVSRKTLERQRKYILAVVLVLRGEFNHLKEYFREP, from the coding sequence TTGGCGAAGAGAGGGGCTCCGGAGGCACGTGAAAGGCTCATCCAGGATTACACCCCCTTTATCCTGGCCATAGCAGCCAAGGTCTCTGGTCGGTACATTCGCTTGGGTGAAGACGATGAAGGCAGCATCGGTCTCCTTGCTTTCAACGAGGCCATCGATGCCTATAACGATAGGAAAGGAAACTCCTTTCTCAAGTTTTCCGAGCTGGTTATCCGGCGCCGCCTGCTGGACTTTTATCGCCATGAACAGCGGCGTCAGCAGGAAATCCCGCTCACGGTTCTGGAAGGGACAGAAACCGAAACGCAGGGACAGCTTCTCGACCGTTTGCAGGAAAACCAGGCGGCCGCCAGCGAAGAAGAGTTGGAGAGAAGGGAGGAAATCATTGCGCTCAAGGCACACCTGGCCGAATACGGCGTGAGCTTTCGCGAAGTGGCCCTTGCCTGCCCGCGCCACCGCGACGCGCGGCTCAGGGCCATCAAGGTAGCGAAGCAGATTGCCGCCACCCCGGCCTGGCTGCTGGCCCTGGACGAGCGCAAAACCCTGCCCCTCAGTGAAATAGCCCGGAAGGTGGGCGTGAGCCGTAAAACCCTGGAACGGCAGCGAAAGTATATTCTGGCCGTGGTGTTGGTATTGCGCGGCGAGTTCAACCATCTCAAAGAATACTTCCGTGAACCGTAG
- a CDS encoding DUF2905 domain-containing protein, producing the protein MGLGAFLLIVGGLLAFFGRLFHWGRLPGDILIQRGNFTFYFPLVTSLVLSLLLTLILNLFHR; encoded by the coding sequence ATGGGGCTGGGTGCTTTCTTGCTGATCGTCGGTGGTCTCCTGGCGTTCTTCGGCCGCTTGTTTCACTGGGGACGGTTGCCGGGAGATATTTTGATCCAGCGCGGCAATTTCACCTTTTACTTTCCCTTGGTGACTAGCCTTGTTTTGAGCCTGCTTCTAACCCTGATTCTCAACCTGTTTCACCGCTGA
- the ruvB gene encoding Holliday junction branch migration DNA helicase RuvB — protein sequence MKERIVAGEALPGDTELEVTLRPQKLSDFIGQDRAKANLEVFIKAALLRGETLDHVLLYGPPGLGKTTLARIIARELGVGIHITSGPAIERPGDLAALLTSLGTGDVLFIDEIHRLSRTVEEILYPAMEDFALDIVVGKGPSARSLRLDLVHFTLVGATTRIGLLTSPLRDRFGVVARLEYYDVESLSSIIRRTAAILGVKIAPEAAREVARRSRGTPRVANRLLKRVRDFAQIKGEAVLTEQTAKEALARLEVDPLGLDRTDRELLKTMIANFGGGPVGVDTLAASLSEDAGTIEEVYEPYLLQQGLLQRTPRGRVVTARAYRHLGLPAPGLEQLSIHEGR from the coding sequence ATGAAAGAGCGAATTGTAGCGGGAGAAGCGCTGCCCGGGGACACAGAACTTGAGGTGACCCTGCGCCCGCAGAAGCTGAGCGATTTTATCGGCCAGGACCGGGCCAAGGCCAACCTGGAGGTTTTTATCAAAGCGGCCCTGCTGCGCGGGGAGACGCTGGATCATGTTCTCCTTTACGGGCCGCCGGGTTTAGGCAAGACGACCCTGGCGCGCATCATAGCCCGCGAACTGGGGGTAGGTATACACATAACCTCAGGCCCGGCCATTGAAAGACCGGGCGACTTGGCGGCGCTTCTGACCAGCCTGGGTACGGGCGATGTTCTCTTTATCGACGAGATCCACCGGTTGAGCCGTACGGTGGAGGAGATCCTTTACCCGGCGATGGAGGATTTCGCCCTCGATATCGTTGTGGGTAAGGGGCCGAGCGCACGTTCCTTGCGGCTTGACCTGGTACATTTTACCCTGGTGGGTGCCACGACCCGCATCGGGCTTTTGACCTCGCCCCTCAGGGACCGTTTCGGCGTGGTCGCCCGGCTGGAATACTATGACGTGGAGTCTTTGAGCAGTATCATCCGCCGTACCGCTGCCATTCTGGGCGTTAAAATCGCGCCGGAAGCGGCGCGGGAGGTGGCCAGGCGTTCGCGCGGAACGCCGCGGGTGGCGAACCGGCTCCTGAAGCGGGTCCGGGACTTTGCGCAAATCAAAGGCGAAGCTGTCCTTACTGAACAGACAGCCAAAGAAGCGCTCGCCCGCCTGGAGGTGGATCCTCTCGGCCTCGACCGCACCGACCGGGAGCTCCTGAAGACCATGATCGCGAACTTCGGCGGCGGTCCCGTGGGCGTGGACACCCTCGCGGCCAGTCTCAGCGAGGATGCCGGCACCATCGAGGAAGTGTACGAACCCTACCTGCTGCAACAAGGATTGCTGCAGCGTACGCCCCGCGGGCGGGTGGTGACGGCGCGCGCATACCGCCATTTGGGTTTACCGGCCCCGGGGCTCGAGCAACTCTCCATCCATGAAGGGAGGTGA
- the ruvA gene encoding Holliday junction branch migration protein RuvA encodes MAGLFEFLRGTLVNKTPGFVVIEVNGVGFGLKVSSSTAVELPAVGEEAHVYTYLHVREDALQLFGFASPLERTVFTSLLGVEGIGPRLALAVLSTFTAAQVLNLVRAGDVASLVRVSGVGKKTAQRIVLELKEKLGALATDEAAAAAPAALAEEDLASAALLELGYTAGEAEEALRQVPADLEAAARVRAALEALRKR; translated from the coding sequence GTGGCCGGTCTGTTTGAGTTCCTGCGGGGAACGCTGGTGAACAAAACCCCGGGGTTTGTCGTCATAGAAGTGAACGGGGTCGGTTTCGGCCTTAAGGTATCGAGCAGCACGGCGGTGGAACTCCCCGCTGTAGGCGAGGAAGCACACGTCTACACCTACCTTCACGTGCGCGAGGATGCTTTACAGCTGTTTGGGTTTGCCTCGCCTTTGGAGCGTACGGTCTTCACCTCCCTCCTGGGGGTGGAAGGTATCGGCCCGCGCCTGGCCCTGGCTGTGCTTTCCACCTTTACGGCGGCCCAAGTCCTTAACCTGGTGCGCGCCGGTGATGTGGCGTCCCTTGTGCGGGTGAGCGGGGTGGGCAAGAAAACGGCCCAACGGATTGTTCTTGAACTTAAGGAGAAGCTGGGCGCCCTGGCGACGGATGAGGCCGCGGCGGCCGCGCCGGCGGCTCTGGCGGAGGAAGACCTGGCGAGCGCGGCCCTGCTGGAGCTGGGCTACACGGCGGGAGAGGCAGAGGAAGCGCTGCGCCAGGTGCCGGCGGATTTGGAGGCGGCTGCCAGGGTGCGGGCGGCCTTGGAAGCATTACGGAAGAGGTAG
- the ruvC gene encoding crossover junction endodeoxyribonuclease RuvC: protein MRICGIDPGIGRCGYALVETSAGTSLVHRYGCLETPADLSMPERLLLLHQRLQEVLAWGAETLAIEALFFSKNTRTAMMVAQARGVVLLAAAELGLPVVEYTPPEVKQAVVGYGRADKRQIQEMLYRTLNLTALPQPDDAADALAIALCHAQVARFMERSRRGGGRSV from the coding sequence ATGCGAATCTGCGGGATCGACCCGGGGATAGGCCGCTGTGGTTACGCGCTGGTCGAGACAAGCGCCGGTACCAGTCTTGTTCACCGCTACGGGTGTTTGGAGACCCCGGCAGACCTCAGCATGCCCGAGCGCCTGCTGCTGCTCCACCAGCGCCTGCAGGAGGTCTTGGCCTGGGGAGCGGAGACGCTGGCGATAGAAGCACTTTTCTTTAGTAAAAACACCCGCACGGCCATGATGGTGGCGCAGGCGCGCGGCGTAGTCCTGCTAGCCGCGGCGGAACTGGGGCTGCCGGTGGTCGAGTATACACCTCCGGAGGTAAAGCAAGCGGTTGTAGGTTACGGCCGGGCCGATAAGCGCCAGATCCAGGAAATGCTCTACCGCACGCTAAACCTGACGGCGTTACCGCAACCGGACGATGCAGCCGACGCGCTGGCCATTGCCCTTTGTCATGCCCAGGTGGCCCGCTTTATGGAACGCAGCCGCCGGGGGGGTGGCCGGTCTGTTTGA
- a CDS encoding BofC C-terminal domain-containing protein, which yields MNTRKVRLWLGIILVVVLVSFGLLGARRWANRQPAPPRESRFVAGPAARLVEEVTYETCGHVEKKEKPFPSSQRGLGLADLTALYPAWDVTASDDNLVLKATRPGLCPLCREKLFVGLDGEEVVVFYGTPEGPHEIKERTGISTSGLPEEALLDLRTGIAIENKEQLSQVLEGLMN from the coding sequence ATGAACACGCGCAAGGTGCGATTGTGGCTCGGCATTATCCTGGTGGTGGTGCTGGTCTCTTTTGGACTCTTGGGCGCCAGGCGCTGGGCGAACAGGCAGCCCGCGCCGCCGCGGGAATCCAGGTTTGTTGCCGGTCCGGCCGCCCGTTTGGTGGAGGAAGTGACGTACGAAACCTGCGGTCACGTTGAGAAGAAAGAAAAACCGTTTCCTTCCTCGCAGCGCGGGCTGGGCCTGGCTGATCTTACGGCGCTTTACCCGGCGTGGGATGTAACAGCCAGCGACGACAATCTCGTCCTGAAAGCCACCCGTCCCGGGCTCTGCCCGCTGTGTCGCGAAAAGCTGTTTGTCGGCCTCGACGGGGAGGAAGTGGTGGTGTTCTACGGCACGCCGGAGGGGCCCCACGAGATAAAGGAGCGCACCGGAATCTCGACCAGCGGCCTCCCGGAAGAGGCCTTGCTGGATCTCAGGACAGGAATCGCCATCGAGAACAAGGAGCAGCTGTCGCAAGTCCTGGAGGGCCTGATGAATTAG